A region from the Vicia villosa cultivar HV-30 ecotype Madison, WI linkage group LG3, Vvil1.0, whole genome shotgun sequence genome encodes:
- the LOC131659144 gene encoding uncharacterized protein LOC131659144 produces the protein MEHYQFYRSWMYDRMFPGRRGLKPLFMEGVAAFLSYAFSQECCRREGGVRCPCLKCGCRNIISDPSEVKRHLERVGFRSNYWVWTSNGETMQEMNTEASRSQTHIESGINRVDPGSSSSHMQCQEQFNLVEEMFTDALGVNVAYDEPQDLDGEELPNEKAQRFYQLLKEINIPLFEESSDSKLSMCVRLLAAKSNWNIPDQCLEFFARMMLDATPVKENMPTSYYDAKRMVSKLGLEVKKIDCCIRGCMLFYDNEFGTNDEELEECKFCESPRYLVSSKGVDQRQYRIAVKSMFYLPIIPRLQRMFASMHSASQMAWHHTNKISSGMMRHPYDGEAWKHVDRVHPEFALEPRNVRLGLCSDGFTPYNFSGNAYSCWPVIVTPYNLPPEMCMTKPYMFLTCIIPGPLSPKAGIDVYLQPLIDDLKRLWVGAWTYDVSRKQNFNMRAALMWTINDFPAYGMLSGWGTHGKMGCPHCMNHTKAFTLDFGGKSSWFDCHRRFLPTNHEFRRNKDAFRKGIKVKDLPPPRLSSTQVWNNVCDLSKFTDYGEARRIKGYGVDHNWTKRSIFWDLPYWKDNLLRHNLDVMHIEKNFFDNVLNTVMDNEKTKDNEKARKDMELLCNRKELELKPRPNGKLLKPKACYTLTPQEAKAVCRWLNELRMPDGYSSNLARCADANTGKLHGMKSHDCHIFMERLLPIAFSSLPKNVLNPLTEISQFFKDTCASTLRVDDIIKLDRNIPVILCKLEQIFPPGFFDSMEHLPVHLAYEAFLGGPVQYRWMYPFERFMGDSKRLVKNKARVEGSICAHYIHRETSHFCSHYFNHMMLSPRIIRNEVRFSERSQFTLSVFGRPGRPAGKKSEHWLSQKEMQSAHVHVLINCVEVKPYLEAFGTYYYQSTCEQPSTGYTHAYFPTWFKQQLSCIVTPSPDLIHLRNLSEGPSQRVNEWHTYFVNGYKFHTEDWSVGKKTVNSGVVVKGVTEGGEDDFYGVITHIYELVYNYMDSENKIVLFYCDWYDPSSRGTKIDKKYNTVEIRRDRKYKEYDPFIMAHNVRQVYYVPYPSITPRKREWCVVIKSNPMGHIETDELMEDVAYQHDEISPVNEVIEIGEIVSLCDTAVEGQQVDASNLLSTNPMEEEHEKLGEAEDNNIICDEDNEYYDDE, from the exons ATGGAACATTACCAAttctatcgtagttggatgtatgaTAGAATGTTTCCTGGACGACGTGGGCTTAAACCACTTTTTATGGAAGGAGTTGCCGCGTTTCTCTCGTATGCATTTTCTCAAGAATGTTGTCGCAGGGAAGGAGGGGTAAGGTGTCCGTGTTTAAAGTGTGGTTGCAGAAATATTATTAGTGACCCTAGTGAAGTGAAACGTCACTTGGAGAGAGTGGGTTTTAGGTCAAATTACTGGGTTTGGACATCTAATGGGGAAACAATGCAGGAGATGAATACAGAGGCTTCTAGAAGTCAAACACATATAGAATCAGGTATAAATAGAGTTGATCCAGGGAGTAGTTCATCACATATGCAATGCCAGGAGCAATTTAATCTCGTCGAGGAGATGTTCACTGACGCATTAGGGGTGAATGTGGCGTATGATGAACCACAAGACttagatggagaagagctcccgaaTGAGAAAGCTCAAAGGTTTTATCAGCTgttgaaagaaataaatataccATTGTTTGAGGAGTCTTCTGACTCTAagctatcaatgtgtgtgagacttTTGGCTGCGAAATCAAACTGGAATattcctgatcagtgtttagaATTCTTTGCGAGAATGATGTTGGACGCGACTCCTGTGAAAGAAAACATGCCTACAAGTTATTATGATGCAAAGAGGATGGTGTCTAAGTTGGGATTAGAAGTaaaaaagattgattgttgcattagaggttgcatgttgttttatgacaacgAGTTTGGTACAAATGATGAGgaattggaggaatgtaagttttgcgaGAGTCCAAGGTATTTAGTTAGCAGTAAAGGAGTTGACCAAAGGCAATATCGCATTGCAGTGAAATCTATGTTCTATCTACCAATAATACCTAGGTTGCAAAGAATGTTTgcatcaatgcacagtgcaagccaAATGGCATGGCACCATACAAACAAAATTAGTTCAGGCATGATGCGACATCCAtatgatggcgaggcatggaaacacGTTGATAGAGTTCATCCTGAATTTGCACTTGAACCTAGAAATGTCCgacttggattatgctcagatggtttcaCTCCTTATAATTTTTCAGGAAatgcatattcttgttggccagttattgttacCCCGTACAatctccctcctgagatgtgcatgacaaaaccttACATGTTTTTGACATGCATCATTCCGGGACCGTTGAGTCCAAAGGCGGGAATCGATGTTTATttgcaacctttaattgatgatctcAAGAGGCTGTGGGTGGGAGCGTGGACTTATGATGTGTCtcgtaaacaaaattttaatatgcGAGCGGCTTTGATGTGGACAATTAATGACTTTCcggcatatggcatgttgtctggatgGGGTACACATGGTAAAATGGGATGTCCGCATTGCATGAATCACACAAAAGCGTTTACTTtggactttggtgggaaaagttcgtggtttgactgtcatcgTAGGTTCTTACCTACCAACCATGAATTTAGAAGGAATAAAGATGCTTTTAGAAAAGGAATAAAAGTAAAAGATCTACCTCCCCCTCGATTGTCATCGACTCAAGTATGGAATAATGTTTGTGACCTATCAAAATTTACAGACTATGGTGAAGCACGTAGAATTAAAGGATATGGGGTTGACcataattggacaaaaagaagtatcttTTGGGACCTCCCATATTGGAAGGATAATTTGTTGCGTCATAAtcttgatgttatgcatattgaaaagaACTTTTTTGATAATGTGCTTAACACGGTGATGGATAATGAGAAGACAAAAGACAATGAGAAGGCACGAAAAGACATGGAACTTTTGTGTAATCGAAAAGAATTGGAGTTGAAACCTCGACCAAACGGaaaattattaaaacccaaggcttgttacACTCTTACTCCCCAAGAAGCAAAAGCTGTATGTCGGTGGTTAAATGAATTGAGGATGCCTGATGGTTATTCTTCTAACCTGGCAAGATGTGCTGACGCCAACACCGGGAAattgcatggaatgaaaagtcacgattgtcatATTTTCATGGAACGATTACTTCCAATTGCATTCAGTTCACTGCCCAAGAATGTGCTTAATCCACTAACTGAGATCAGTCAATTTTTTAAAGACACTTGTGCTTCAACTTTAAGAGTAGACGACATCATTAAATTGGATCGAAATATTCCTGTCATTCTTTGCAAGTTGGAGCAAATATTCCCGCCAGGTTTCTTTGATTCTATGGAGCATCTCCCTGTGCATCTTGCTTATGAAGCTTTTCTAGGTGGACCTGTTCAATATAGATGGATGTATCCATTTGAAcgattcatgggtgattcaaagcgattAGTTAAAAATAAGGCACGAGTTgagggatcaatttgtgcacattATATACATcgcgaaacatcacatttttgctctCATTATTTCAATCACATGATGTTGTCTCCAAGAATCATAAGGAACGAAGTTCGCTTcagtgaaagaagtcaatttacctTATCAGTTTTCGGTCGTCCAGGCCGTCCCGCAGGGAAGAAGAGTGAGCATTGGCTTTCACAAAAAGAAATGCAATCTGCTCATGTTCATGTGCTGAttaactgcgttgaagttaagccatatcttga GGCATTTGGTACCTACTATTATCAAAGCACATGCGAACAACCATCGACTGGTTACACACATGCCTATTTTCCAACATGGTTTAAGCAGCAATTATCATGTATTGTTACACCAAGTCCTGACTTAATACATTTGCGAAATTTGTCTGAAGGCCCTAGTCAACGTGtaaatgaatggcacacataTTTTGTAAACGGTTACAAATTTCACACTGAGGATTGGAGTGTAGGGAAGAAAACCGTAAACAGTGGTGTAgtcgtaaaaggagttacagaggGTGGTGAGGACGACTTCTATGGGGTTATCACACATATTTACGAGTTGGTTTATAATTATATGGACTCGGAAAATAAAATTGTCTTATTTTACTGTGATTGGTATGATCCATCTTCTAGAGGaacaaaaattgataaaaagtATAACACTGTTgagattcgaagagatagaaagtacaaagagtatgaccctttcattATGGCACAtaatgttaggcaagtttattatgtaccttatccttcaaTTACCCCACGCAAACGAGAATGGTGTGTTGTAATCAAGTCCAACCCAATGGGTCACATTGAGACTGATGAGTTAATGGAAGATGTTGCATACCAACATGATGAGATTTCACCTGTTAATGAGGTAATTGAAATTGGGGAGATTGTAAGTTTGTGTGATACTGCAGTTGAGGGTCAACAAGTTGACGCAAGTAACTTGTTGTCAACAAATCCTATGGAAGAAGAGCATGAAAAGCTAGGAGAGGCTGAAGACAATAATATCATATGCGATGAAGACAACGAATATTATGATGATGAATAA